In Flavobacterium sp. N3904, one DNA window encodes the following:
- a CDS encoding SusE domain-containing protein: MKNIFKYFIAVALILGMWSCENEENLMILEPQAEDFAIITPDTGATIVLNEDTPNNTAITLTWEPVDYGTPTIVSYTIQIAASNTEFATPVDIATLTTTHTTMSVAELNAKALDLGLLPDEQGTIDIRIKSTVGTTGSEPKLSTPITIIVTPYAGVFPSKELYLIGPGTSAGWDANLAVMPIFRDPAAPEKQYYTGYFNAGGFKLLEQTGFWAPMYGANGDKAQYRATESDSDPGLFPTTAAGYYTFAIDLKALTYTIAPYTGTMTTYATVGIIGDAAPLDNWGTSVPMTKSSFNAHIWKITYTFTTAGKFKFLADTTWIGDSAGADIHVEPGKYDIWFDDIDQRYMLIPAL; encoded by the coding sequence ATGAAAAATATATTCAAATATTTTATTGCAGTGGCTCTTATCCTAGGGATGTGGTCATGCGAAAACGAAGAAAATTTAATGATTTTGGAGCCTCAAGCAGAAGATTTTGCTATTATTACTCCAGACACTGGTGCTACAATTGTATTAAATGAAGATACTCCAAACAATACGGCTATAACTTTAACTTGGGAGCCGGTAGATTATGGAACTCCAACTATTGTAAGTTACACGATTCAAATTGCAGCAAGTAATACCGAATTTGCAACTCCTGTAGATATTGCTACTTTGACAACTACACATACAACAATGAGTGTTGCAGAATTGAATGCAAAAGCATTAGATTTAGGTTTGCTTCCAGACGAACAAGGAACAATCGATATTAGGATTAAATCAACAGTTGGCACTACAGGTTCAGAGCCAAAACTTTCTACACCAATAACAATTATTGTGACACCTTATGCAGGAGTTTTTCCTTCAAAAGAGTTATATTTAATTGGCCCAGGAACTTCTGCAGGATGGGATGCAAATTTGGCTGTTATGCCAATTTTCAGAGATCCAGCAGCTCCTGAAAAACAATATTATACAGGTTATTTTAATGCCGGTGGATTTAAATTACTTGAACAAACTGGGTTTTGGGCGCCAATGTATGGTGCAAATGGAGATAAAGCACAATACAGAGCAACTGAAAGTGATTCAGATCCAGGACTTTTCCCAACTACAGCTGCTGGATATTATACTTTTGCTATTGATCTAAAAGCATTGACTTATACCATTGCTCCTTATACAGGAACTATGACAACTTATGCTACTGTTGGTATCATTGGAGACGCAGCACCATTAGATAATTGGGGAACTAGTGTTCCCATGACTAAGTCATCTTTTAATGCTCATATCTGGAAAATCACTTATACATTTACAACCGCAGGGAAATTTAAATTTCTTGCCGACACTACTTGGATTGGTGATAGTGCTGGAGCTGATATCCATGTTGAACCAGGTAAATACGATATTTGGTTTGATGATATAGATCAGAGATATATGTTAATTCCAGCGCTTTAA
- a CDS encoding RagB/SusD family nutrient uptake outer membrane protein, which translates to MKKYIFICVLVLTTVLQSCTDDMNVVSKDDDVLSSDALYASPDGYQKALAGVYGNLTLTGVIGPNNSSLEGVDAGTSQFTRCLLYLQDLTTDELVWSYEADEGTAELQRNIWTASNPIILGMYSRTMASVAYANEFLRQSTPEKLQSRGITAAAKLAEIALYRKEVRVLRAYAYYNMMDLFGKAPMYTENDPINFAGPEFTRKQLFDFVETELLAVLPDLKPARTNVYGRVDQGMANMILAKIYLNAEVYIKTNRYNDCVTKCKEIIASGYSLKPKYLDNFKADNNTSEEMIFSIQSDGVVSQNWGATTVLTNGQIGAWENNGSDFGIGGWSGALRIRKQFAQKFDGGKFNQDTRKTIGTGVQGDPSKQRPIDIADLGVKTQGYILSKYSNKTSTGAAGSSSTYADTDFPLFRLADVYLMYAEATLRGGNGDATQALTYVNDLRKRANNGSTVGNITATDLTLDFLIDERARELHWEAHRRQDLIRFGKYTGGSYNWAWKGNASTGISIPLYMNVFPIPVGSLGANHNLTQNTGY; encoded by the coding sequence ATGAAAAAATATATATTTATTTGCGTTTTAGTACTCACAACAGTACTTCAATCCTGCACCGACGACATGAATGTAGTGTCCAAAGATGACGATGTTTTGTCTTCGGATGCCTTATATGCTTCTCCAGATGGCTATCAAAAAGCGTTGGCCGGAGTATATGGCAATCTTACTTTGACAGGGGTTATTGGTCCAAATAACTCTTCGCTAGAAGGAGTAGATGCCGGAACAAGCCAGTTTACTAGATGCTTATTGTATTTGCAGGATTTAACTACAGACGAATTGGTTTGGAGTTATGAAGCTGACGAAGGTACTGCCGAGTTACAAAGAAACATTTGGACGGCATCCAACCCTATTATTTTAGGAATGTACAGTAGAACAATGGCTTCGGTGGCGTACGCCAATGAGTTTTTGCGCCAAAGTACTCCCGAAAAATTACAGTCAAGAGGGATTACAGCTGCTGCAAAACTAGCCGAAATTGCGCTGTACAGAAAAGAAGTTCGAGTATTGCGTGCGTATGCGTATTACAATATGATGGATTTGTTTGGAAAAGCACCGATGTACACCGAAAATGATCCTATAAATTTTGCAGGCCCGGAATTTACTAGAAAGCAATTGTTTGATTTTGTTGAAACTGAATTGCTTGCCGTTCTTCCAGACTTGAAACCAGCACGTACCAACGTATATGGTAGAGTAGATCAAGGAATGGCAAATATGATATTGGCTAAAATTTATTTGAATGCCGAAGTGTATATTAAAACAAATCGCTATAATGATTGTGTGACTAAGTGTAAAGAAATTATCGCTAGCGGGTATTCCTTAAAACCAAAATACTTGGATAATTTTAAAGCAGATAACAATACCTCCGAAGAAATGATTTTCAGCATACAATCGGATGGAGTGGTTTCTCAAAACTGGGGAGCAACTACAGTTTTGACCAATGGTCAGATTGGCGCTTGGGAAAATAACGGTTCCGATTTTGGTATTGGTGGTTGGAGTGGCGCACTTCGAATTAGAAAACAATTTGCTCAAAAATTTGATGGTGGAAAATTTAATCAAGATACTCGTAAAACAATTGGCACTGGTGTTCAAGGTGATCCATCAAAACAAAGACCTATTGATATTGCTGATCTTGGAGTGAAAACGCAAGGGTATATTTTGTCTAAATATTCTAATAAAACTTCAACTGGCGCAGCTGGAAGTAGTTCTACTTATGCCGATACTGATTTTCCGTTATTCCGTTTGGCCGATGTGTATTTGATGTATGCCGAAGCAACCTTGAGAGGCGGTAACGGAGATGCAACTCAAGCATTGACTTATGTAAATGATTTGAGAAAAAGAGCCAATAACGGTTCGACTGTTGGGAATATCACCGCAACCGATTTGACGCTTGATTTCTTAATTGACGAAAGAGCGCGTGAGTTGCATTGGGAAGCACATAGAAGACAAGACTTAATCCGTTTTGGTAAATATACGGGTGGTTCATACAACTGGGCTTGGAAAGGAAATGCTTCAACCGGAATTTCGATTCCTTTGTATATGAACGTTTTTCCTATTCCAGTTGGTTCATTAGGAGCGAACCATAATTTAACTCAAAACACGGGTTACTAA
- a CDS encoding GntR family transcriptional regulator, whose product MKIISIQNNLGIPKYKQIIQSIEKAIEEEKLTKGDRLPSVNKVCLAFSLSRDTVLLGYDDLKKRGIIFAIPGKGYYVKSVEITIKQKIFLLFDELNIFKEDIYNSFLKNIGKNVQVDIFFHHFNVPVFQKLIDDSNGNYTKYIIMPTNLIDVVAIIKTLPVNDVIILDQTNEDLKSFPAIYQNHKKDIFEGLSKGKSRLNKYSKLILIFPGFREPLGMKTGFEDFCNEFSFDYEIINEFTDNEITLGCVYVIPNDRDLVSVIEKAKQKNLKLGTDFGIISYNETPLKKVVSNGITTISTDFTTMGKLLAQMVLTGKKEQIENKNALIIRNSL is encoded by the coding sequence ATGAAAATTATTTCCATCCAAAACAACCTTGGCATACCAAAATACAAACAGATAATTCAATCGATTGAAAAAGCAATTGAGGAAGAAAAACTTACAAAAGGGGATCGGCTTCCATCGGTAAATAAAGTGTGTTTGGCCTTTTCATTATCCCGAGATACTGTCTTATTGGGATATGATGATCTCAAAAAAAGAGGAATTATTTTTGCCATTCCAGGCAAAGGATATTATGTGAAAAGTGTTGAAATCACTATAAAACAGAAAATATTTTTGCTCTTTGATGAGCTTAACATTTTTAAAGAAGATATCTATAATTCATTTTTAAAAAACATTGGCAAAAATGTACAAGTTGATATTTTCTTTCATCATTTTAATGTTCCGGTTTTTCAAAAATTGATAGATGATAGCAACGGAAATTATACCAAATATATCATTATGCCAACCAACTTAATCGATGTAGTTGCGATCATAAAAACCCTACCAGTAAATGATGTAATCATCTTGGATCAGACCAATGAAGATCTAAAATCATTTCCAGCCATTTACCAAAATCACAAAAAAGATATCTTCGAGGGTTTATCCAAAGGAAAATCAAGGCTAAACAAATACAGCAAACTCATCCTGATATTCCCGGGTTTTAGGGAACCTTTGGGAATGAAAACCGGTTTTGAGGATTTTTGCAACGAATTTTCTTTTGATTATGAAATCATTAATGAATTTACCGATAATGAAATAACTTTAGGATGTGTCTATGTTATTCCAAATGACCGAGATTTGGTTAGTGTAATTGAAAAAGCCAAACAAAAAAACCTAAAATTAGGAACCGATTTTGGAATCATTTCCTATAATGAAACTCCACTAAAAAAAGTAGTTTCGAATGGAATTACTACTATCTCCACCGATTTTACCACTATGGGAAAACTACTCGCCCAGATGGTTCTTACCGGGAAAAAAGAACAAATTGAAAATAAAAATGCTTTGATTATTAGGAATTCGTTGTAA
- a CDS encoding arabinogalactan endo-beta-1,4-galactanase encodes MKKILFSLAILSAVVFSCCTTNKNVDKPKEDAFAKGADVGWLPQMEATGYQFYDADGSKKDCLQLLKDRGMNTIRLRVWVNPSNDKASGHCSKEETVAMAVRAQKMGMRIMIDFHYSDSWADPGKQNKPLEWKNHTFSELLNDVYLHTEDVLKALKKAGVTPEWVQVGNEIPGGMLWPEGSTDNFSQLAQLLNKGYEATKAIDPKIKVIVHLDEGNNSKKFRWFFDNAKTNNVKYDVIGLSYYPFWIKSDYKENIADLANNLKDMAARYDKEVMVVEVGGIDTQEQNTYDMLVAVIKAVKAVPNNKGLGVIYWEPEGAKSWSHYELSAWKSDGKPSMALDAFKD; translated from the coding sequence ATGAAAAAGATATTATTTTCATTAGCCATTCTTTCTGCCGTAGTTTTTTCTTGTTGCACTACCAATAAAAATGTAGATAAGCCCAAAGAAGATGCTTTTGCAAAAGGAGCAGATGTAGGCTGGTTGCCACAAATGGAAGCGACCGGATATCAATTTTATGATGCAGATGGATCCAAAAAAGATTGCTTGCAATTGTTGAAAGACCGTGGAATGAATACAATCAGATTGCGAGTTTGGGTAAATCCTTCAAATGACAAAGCAAGCGGACATTGCAGTAAAGAAGAAACAGTAGCCATGGCCGTTCGTGCCCAAAAAATGGGAATGCGCATCATGATTGATTTTCATTACAGCGATTCTTGGGCAGATCCAGGGAAACAAAACAAACCGTTGGAATGGAAGAATCATACTTTCTCAGAATTACTGAATGATGTTTATTTACATACTGAAGATGTTTTGAAAGCGTTAAAAAAGGCAGGAGTTACACCAGAATGGGTGCAAGTGGGGAATGAAATTCCGGGCGGTATGCTATGGCCGGAAGGAAGTACTGACAACTTCAGTCAATTGGCACAATTACTCAATAAGGGATACGAAGCGACCAAAGCAATTGACCCAAAGATCAAAGTAATTGTTCACTTGGATGAAGGAAATAATAGTAAAAAATTCAGATGGTTCTTTGATAATGCGAAAACCAATAATGTAAAGTATGATGTAATTGGATTATCCTATTACCCATTTTGGATTAAAAGCGATTATAAAGAAAATATTGCCGATTTGGCCAATAATCTAAAAGACATGGCGGCTCGATATGACAAAGAGGTTATGGTTGTTGAGGTGGGCGGTATTGATACGCAGGAACAAAACACGTATGACATGTTAGTTGCTGTTATAAAAGCAGTAAAAGCAGTGCCAAATAACAAAGGTCTAGGTGTCATTTATTGGGAACCTGAAGGTGCAAAATCATGGAGCCACTATGAATTGAGTGCTTGGAAATCAGACGGGAAACCGTCTATGGCATTGGATGCTTTTAAAGATTAG
- a CDS encoding aldose epimerase family protein — protein sequence MEIKRNSQIKTTSTKDLFGLMPDGTAIYAYELSNKNGMKLKVITYGATITKLEMPLKNGEMVDVVLGFDSLESYIQSFNLPSPPYMGATVGRYAGRIYKSTFSLNRKKIILNKNDNDNSLHGGAIGFSQKVWTVKDIHSGKKSSITLTYSSPAGEENYPGKLEVELTYTLSKENELIIEYSAKTTEDTVVNLTHHSYFNLDGHLSNVLDQELIVNTHRMLETSVENIPTGRFLEIENTDFDFFAPKKCPSKIDNTFVLDRKDEFAASLFNKKNNLKMTVYTNQPGVHIYVGGNCFNAIKGKANADYHPLSGICFETQNYPDAPNNQNFPSAVLKKGAEYTHNTIYKFQSF from the coding sequence ATGGAAATAAAACGCAATTCACAAATTAAGACTACTTCTACAAAGGATTTGTTTGGTTTGATGCCAGATGGTACTGCCATATACGCTTACGAATTATCCAATAAAAATGGAATGAAATTAAAAGTAATCACCTATGGAGCAACAATAACTAAATTGGAAATGCCTTTGAAAAATGGCGAAATGGTTGATGTTGTTTTGGGTTTTGATAGTTTAGAATCTTATATACAATCGTTTAATCTGCCGAGTCCTCCTTATATGGGAGCCACCGTAGGAAGATATGCCGGTAGGATTTATAAAAGTACTTTTAGTTTGAACAGAAAAAAAATTATTTTGAATAAAAACGACAATGATAACTCTTTGCACGGAGGCGCTATTGGGTTCAGCCAAAAAGTTTGGACCGTCAAAGATATACATTCAGGCAAAAAATCATCAATAACCTTGACCTATTCCAGCCCTGCAGGTGAAGAGAATTATCCAGGAAAACTTGAGGTTGAACTTACGTATACGCTATCCAAAGAAAACGAATTGATTATTGAATATAGCGCCAAGACTACAGAAGATACCGTGGTAAATTTGACACACCATAGTTATTTTAATCTGGACGGTCATTTATCCAATGTTTTAGACCAAGAATTAATAGTAAATACCCATCGAATGCTGGAAACTTCAGTTGAAAACATCCCAACTGGTAGGTTTTTGGAAATAGAAAATACCGACTTCGATTTTTTTGCCCCAAAAAAATGTCCTTCCAAAATAGACAATACTTTTGTTTTGGATCGAAAAGATGAATTTGCAGCTTCTCTTTTTAATAAAAAGAATAATTTAAAAATGACTGTTTACACCAATCAGCCTGGAGTGCATATCTACGTTGGCGGAAATTGTTTTAATGCTATAAAAGGGAAAGCAAATGCCGATTATCATCCATTAAGCGGAATTTGTTTTGAAACCCAAAATTATCCAGATGCACCAAACAATCAAAATTTCCCGAGTGCCGTTCTCAAAAAAGGAGCCGAATATACCCATAATACAATTTATAAATTTCAATCATTCTAA
- a CDS encoding SusC/RagA family TonB-linked outer membrane protein — MKTIYKKLLFLFLLLPFCVFSQNALNGTVLDSGSGQPLSGVNVNVQGVTNGVSTNFDGKFQIPNVKQGDKIVFSFIGYKNEIVTFNNQKSLAISLIAEANQLNEVKIQVGYGTVKKKDATGAVVALGAKDFNKGANVTTEDLFKGRVAGLTVNSTGAPGGKSEMRIRGGSSLFASNDPLIVVDGLPLDNATNTGSSSFLASLNPSTVESIVVLKDASASAIYGSRASNGVIIITTKKGTKTLAIDYNVLYGAGKLVNTVDVFSADEYRALIAEKRPGDVGKLGTANTDWQKEIYRNTGYVDQNLSVRGNLLGVVPTSLTLGNTDQQGLRITNNFKRNTLGLVMNPAFFENHLKLKLAVNYADEKNRFTDGVEGAAIGFDPTQPVRVEGAPYGGFFEYTSGINSNGKYPLISTAARNPVAQLLMTNDRGTSKRTFGNFEIDYKLHFLPELRAVVNVGFDESNGDRTRLVSDDAGSAPSNNNIPYGTNEYTEATKRNKLLDTYLAYNKTVSDFNFDLTAGYSYQKFESYRFETGNVLNPDLPSTFPEYSYDTDVVLLGLFGRANINFKDKYLLTLSYRRDGSSRFEEQNRWGNFPATAFGWKIKDDFFKESNTVSDLKLRISYGVTGQQDIPEPNGYLEKYEIGGGNSQYYFGTTAIPVALSSKRTKDLKWEQTSISDIGVDFGLWDNRISGAVDVYYKESKDLLVNAAISDGSNFSNRVYQNVGSFTTKGIEFMLNAIVLKSENFNWNVNFTVAKYERRIKDLVNGTDILLGDNIAGTGTPGQIFSEGYTPYSFYVYKQLYDTAGKPIDGAFADLNGDNIKNNSDKYIYNNPDPDVNLGFASTMNYRHFDFSFNLRASVGNRVFNAVDASRAQYDSMENGGVLSNVPSSILNTNFQTTSNVVLSDIYIENASFLKMDNITFGYTLTNWVNDKATLRVSTGVQNAFVITKYTGLDPEITNNGVDKTIYPRQRSILFGLNLKF, encoded by the coding sequence ATGAAAACAATTTACAAGAAGTTGTTATTTTTATTTCTCCTGCTTCCGTTTTGTGTTTTTTCGCAGAATGCCCTTAACGGAACTGTTCTGGACAGCGGTTCTGGACAACCCTTGTCGGGAGTAAATGTAAATGTACAAGGCGTCACGAATGGTGTTTCGACCAATTTTGACGGAAAATTTCAGATTCCAAATGTGAAGCAAGGCGATAAGATCGTTTTTTCTTTTATTGGATATAAAAATGAAATAGTGACTTTCAATAATCAAAAATCACTTGCAATAAGTCTTATAGCCGAAGCCAATCAACTGAATGAAGTTAAAATTCAGGTTGGTTATGGAACTGTGAAAAAGAAAGATGCAACCGGGGCAGTCGTAGCATTAGGCGCAAAGGATTTTAATAAAGGAGCCAATGTAACTACCGAAGATTTATTCAAGGGAAGAGTAGCGGGTTTGACTGTAAATTCTACAGGTGCTCCTGGTGGTAAATCTGAAATGAGAATACGTGGAGGGAGTTCTCTTTTTGCCAGTAATGATCCTCTTATTGTTGTAGATGGATTGCCTTTGGACAATGCGACCAATACAGGGTCTTCTTCATTTTTAGCTTCTTTGAATCCAAGTACAGTGGAATCTATTGTGGTATTAAAAGACGCTTCGGCATCGGCAATTTATGGTTCTCGCGCCTCTAATGGAGTGATTATTATTACCACCAAAAAAGGGACAAAAACTTTGGCCATTGACTATAATGTTCTTTATGGAGCGGGAAAGTTGGTTAATACTGTAGATGTATTTAGTGCCGACGAATATAGAGCGCTCATAGCTGAGAAAAGACCTGGAGATGTGGGTAAATTGGGAACTGCAAATACCGATTGGCAAAAAGAAATTTATAGAAATACTGGGTATGTAGATCAGAATTTGTCAGTACGAGGAAACTTGCTTGGTGTTGTTCCAACGAGTTTAACTTTGGGTAACACAGATCAACAGGGATTGAGAATTACCAATAATTTTAAACGAAATACGCTAGGCCTTGTTATGAATCCTGCCTTTTTTGAAAACCATCTGAAATTGAAATTGGCGGTTAATTATGCCGATGAAAAAAATAGGTTTACCGATGGAGTAGAGGGAGCGGCTATTGGTTTTGACCCAACACAACCGGTTAGAGTGGAAGGTGCACCTTATGGAGGTTTCTTTGAATACACCTCTGGAATCAATAGCAATGGGAAATATCCGTTGATCTCTACAGCCGCCAGAAATCCAGTGGCTCAATTGTTGATGACAAATGATAGAGGAACTAGTAAAAGAACTTTTGGAAATTTTGAAATCGATTATAAACTTCACTTCCTACCAGAATTAAGAGCGGTTGTCAATGTTGGGTTTGACGAATCGAATGGAGATAGAACAAGATTGGTTAGTGATGATGCAGGTTCTGCACCATCAAACAATAATATTCCTTATGGTACAAACGAGTACACAGAAGCGACCAAAAGAAATAAATTGTTGGATACTTATTTGGCCTATAACAAAACGGTCAGCGATTTCAATTTTGATCTGACTGCTGGATACTCGTATCAAAAATTCGAAAGTTACAGATTCGAAACCGGTAACGTTTTGAACCCAGATTTACCATCAACATTTCCAGAATACTCTTATGATACCGATGTGGTTTTGTTAGGTCTATTTGGAAGAGCCAACATCAATTTCAAAGACAAATACTTATTGACTTTGTCTTATAGAAGAGATGGTTCTTCTCGATTTGAAGAACAAAATCGTTGGGGTAATTTTCCGGCAACAGCTTTTGGATGGAAAATAAAAGATGACTTTTTTAAAGAAAGCAACACAGTTTCTGATTTGAAATTAAGAATAAGTTATGGTGTTACTGGGCAACAGGATATTCCTGAGCCAAACGGATATTTGGAAAAATATGAAATTGGAGGCGGGAATTCTCAATATTATTTTGGAACAACAGCCATACCCGTTGCGCTTTCCAGCAAAAGAACGAAAGATTTAAAATGGGAACAAACCTCTATTTCTGACATAGGAGTCGATTTTGGACTTTGGGACAATCGTATCTCTGGAGCAGTAGATGTTTATTATAAAGAATCAAAAGATTTATTGGTAAATGCGGCAATTTCGGATGGTAGTAATTTTTCAAATCGAGTGTATCAAAATGTTGGTTCTTTTACGACCAAAGGGATAGAATTTATGCTAAACGCAATTGTACTTAAATCAGAAAATTTCAATTGGAATGTGAATTTTACAGTGGCAAAATATGAAAGAAGAATTAAAGATTTGGTAAATGGAACCGATATTTTGCTAGGAGACAATATTGCCGGTACAGGAACTCCAGGTCAAATATTTAGCGAAGGTTATACTCCTTATTCATTTTATGTTTACAAACAATTGTATGACACAGCAGGTAAGCCGATTGACGGAGCTTTTGCTGATTTGAATGGAGACAACATCAAAAACAACTCAGACAAATACATCTATAACAATCCAGATCCAGACGTCAATTTAGGTTTTGCTTCTACAATGAATTATAGACATTTTGATTTTTCATTCAATTTAAGAGCTAGTGTTGGAAACAGAGTTTTTAATGCCGTAGATGCCTCAAGAGCACAATATGATTCTATGGAAAACGGAGGTGTTCTAAGTAATGTGCCTTCTTCAATATTAAATACAAATTTCCAAACGACATCAAATGTAGTGTTATCTGATATTTATATAGAAAATGCCTCTTTCTTAAAAATGGACAATATCACTTTTGGATATACTTTGACGAATTGGGTCAATGACAAAGCTACTTTAAGAGTGTCAACAGGAGTTCAAAATGCATTTGTAATTACAAAATATACTGGCTTAGATCCTGAAATCACAAACAATGGCGTTGATAAAACAATTTATCCAAGACAACGCTCCATATTGTTTGGTCTTAATTTAAAATTTTAA
- a CDS encoding arabinogalactan endo-beta-1,4-galactanase — translation MKKVLTLLSLFGILAIQLACSSSDSPDTPVTPPVVTDDFIRAADISFLPEIESTGTVFYNNGKAEDMLTTLKNAGCNTIRIRLWKNPTNGHSGLAEVKALAARVKQAGLKVWLTVHYSDTWADPAAQTTPDEWKNLSFADLKTAVATYTSTIITEINPDIIQIGNEINSGLLWPQGHLINQEAQCIALLSTASATIRSKAPKTKIMIHYAGVNASDTDWFFTKVKSVDYDYIGLSYYPVWHGKDLAVVKSTIDALGSKFGKKVLIAETAYPFTLLWNDWTNNIVGADNQLVSGYPATPEGQKSYLLAIKNLVKISQSGIGFAYWGGEWISFKGKEAKNGSTFENQAFYDFDNKALPVLQAFNLN, via the coding sequence ATGAAGAAAGTCTTAACCTTATTATCACTTTTCGGTATTTTAGCTATTCAATTGGCTTGCTCAAGTAGTGATTCTCCTGATACACCGGTTACTCCACCAGTTGTGACAGATGATTTTATTAGAGCTGCCGATATTTCTTTCCTTCCTGAGATCGAAAGCACAGGAACCGTTTTCTACAATAACGGCAAAGCCGAAGACATGCTTACCACGCTGAAAAATGCAGGTTGTAATACGATCCGAATTCGTTTGTGGAAAAACCCAACCAATGGACATTCGGGATTGGCAGAAGTAAAAGCACTTGCCGCTCGTGTCAAACAAGCAGGTCTGAAAGTTTGGCTTACTGTTCATTATTCTGATACTTGGGCAGATCCAGCAGCCCAAACAACTCCCGATGAATGGAAAAATTTATCTTTTGCCGATTTGAAAACGGCAGTTGCCACTTACACATCTACTATTATAACAGAAATTAATCCTGATATTATTCAAATTGGTAATGAAATAAACAGTGGTTTACTATGGCCTCAAGGACATTTGATTAATCAGGAAGCACAATGTATTGCGTTGTTGTCGACTGCGAGCGCCACCATTAGAAGCAAAGCACCAAAAACCAAAATCATGATTCACTATGCCGGAGTAAATGCATCGGATACGGATTGGTTTTTTACCAAAGTAAAAAGTGTCGATTACGATTATATTGGACTTTCCTATTATCCGGTTTGGCACGGTAAAGATTTAGCTGTTGTAAAAAGTACGATTGATGCTTTGGGAAGTAAATTTGGAAAAAAAGTACTTATTGCCGAAACAGCTTATCCATTTACTTTACTTTGGAATGATTGGACGAATAATATAGTTGGAGCAGATAATCAATTGGTTTCTGGTTATCCAGCAACACCCGAAGGGCAAAAAAGTTATTTGCTGGCCATCAAAAATCTTGTAAAAATCTCACAAAGCGGAATTGGATTTGCCTATTGGGGTGGTGAGTGGATTTCGTTCAAAGGAAAAGAAGCAAAGAATGGTTCAACTTTTGAAAACCAAGCATTCTATGATTTTGATAATAAAGCATTGCCTGTTTTACAAGCTTTTAATTTAAATTAA